The proteins below are encoded in one region of Nitrospira lenta:
- a CDS encoding alpha/beta fold hydrolase, producing MLAASCATPDPLPPWFDAVEHFPVNSVTVNGQRIAYLDRGAGPAVVLIHGFGGSMWQWEHQQTALAQHFRILTPDLPGSGLSDKPDIAYTPEEMLQFLVGFLDALHIPQASLVGNSMGAGLAIGMALDHPDRVSKLVLISGLPPQVMEHLTNPSIKRALTTSTPSWLVSFGNWLFGGLMIDKILKEIVYDHTLLTPAVLERSNRNRQRPGLIKPLMTVGDNLPAWETDYAPRIKTIPYATLILWGEEDRVFPIRAGRLLHDLIPTSTFVGIPQAGHIPQWEQPELVNAQLLLFLQP from the coding sequence ATGCTCGCTGCATCCTGCGCTACGCCCGATCCATTGCCGCCCTGGTTCGACGCCGTCGAACACTTTCCCGTCAACAGCGTCACCGTGAATGGCCAGCGCATCGCCTACCTCGACCGAGGCGCCGGTCCGGCGGTGGTCTTGATCCACGGATTCGGCGGATCGATGTGGCAGTGGGAGCATCAGCAGACGGCGCTCGCACAACACTTCCGTATCCTGACGCCGGATCTTCCCGGATCGGGCCTCTCCGACAAACCGGATATCGCCTACACCCCGGAAGAGATGCTGCAATTTCTGGTTGGATTCCTAGACGCCCTGCACATTCCTCAGGCCTCGCTGGTAGGCAATTCCATGGGAGCAGGACTCGCCATCGGCATGGCGCTGGATCACCCAGACCGGGTGTCAAAACTTGTACTGATCAGCGGACTCCCGCCACAGGTCATGGAGCATTTGACCAATCCCTCGATCAAGCGCGCCCTCACCACCAGCACGCCGTCCTGGCTCGTCTCGTTCGGGAACTGGCTGTTCGGCGGCCTCATGATCGACAAGATCCTCAAAGAGATCGTGTATGATCACACCCTGCTCACCCCCGCAGTGCTCGAACGGTCCAACAGAAATCGCCAACGACCGGGGCTGATCAAGCCGCTGATGACCGTAGGGGACAATCTGCCGGCATGGGAAACAGACTATGCTCCGCGCATCAAGACGATTCCCTATGCCACCCTGATTCTCTGGGGTGAGGAAGACCGCGTATTCCCCATACGGGCAGGCAGATTACTGCACGATCTCATTCCAACGTCGACGTTTGTCGGCATTCCCCAAGCCGGTCATATTCCTCAATGGGAGCAACCCGAACTCGTGAATGCGCAGCTTCTGCTGTTCCTCCAGCCTTGA
- a CDS encoding RHS repeat-associated core domain-containing protein, with amino-acid sequence MTDPLGNRSQRLYDAASRLTALIDPRGKTTQFTYDPVNQVTQIADAINGLTGFIYDPNGNLLTVAEAKSQTTTYVYDNMDRLQTRTDALNRSERYQYDLVGNLTRFTDRKNQQTNFVYDPLNRRTSSSYADGTGTNFTYDTVGRLVKASDSASGAGTIEFGYDILNRLIQETTEQGTVTYQYDILGRRTQMAANGQQPTSYQYDAASRLTRVAQGSLFAALGYDNANRRASLSYSNGTTTSYAYDLATRLTNITHNGSSGVIDALTYTYDAAGNRFSADRTNGTASLLPSAVASATYDAANEQTAFAGATLTYDANGNLMNDGVNTYQWDARNRLISMSGGATANFVYDPLGRRASKTINGASTQFAYDGNDIAAEIGGGTVGANYLRSLNIDEPFIRQTGTGNEHYHTDALGSLLALSDATGGSVATYGYEPFGKTTVTGSSSNVLQYTGRENDGTGLYYYRNRYAMPKTHRFMNEDPLRYAGGDLNVFAYVWNSPIQLRDPLGLLGIGGTAGISGGSGNGLVGIAGTASVGAGLFGGGDQGLNVGSFSSVGAFAGGPLGSIGYPSPDPNVPNWVVGGFGGIGIGPYITNATSAADLKYTAGTASYDIGVPGINFSLQYGDGYDPKGNYIWQLSITAGPGAGIGRSSMSTETQVLSHIPLPLGKRK; translated from the coding sequence GTGACCGATCCGCTGGGGAACCGCTCGCAGCGCCTCTATGACGCGGCCTCGCGCCTCACGGCCCTCATCGATCCCCGCGGCAAGACCACCCAGTTCACCTATGATCCGGTGAACCAGGTCACCCAGATTGCTGACGCCATCAATGGTTTGACCGGCTTTATCTACGATCCCAACGGGAATCTCCTCACCGTCGCCGAGGCCAAGAGTCAGACCACGACCTACGTCTACGACAACATGGACCGGCTCCAAACCAGGACCGACGCGCTGAATCGGAGTGAACGCTATCAATACGACCTGGTCGGCAACCTCACACGCTTCACCGATCGCAAGAACCAGCAGACCAATTTTGTCTATGACCCGCTGAACCGCCGGACGAGCTCCAGCTATGCCGACGGCACCGGCACGAACTTCACGTATGACACGGTCGGAAGATTGGTGAAGGCCAGCGACTCCGCTTCCGGTGCCGGGACGATTGAGTTTGGCTACGATATCCTGAATCGGTTGATCCAGGAGACGACCGAGCAGGGAACGGTTACTTATCAGTACGACATACTCGGTCGCCGCACGCAGATGGCTGCCAACGGCCAGCAGCCAACGAGCTATCAATACGATGCTGCCTCTCGTCTCACCCGCGTGGCGCAAGGTTCATTATTCGCCGCGCTAGGCTATGACAACGCCAATCGGAGGGCTTCACTGAGCTACTCTAACGGGACGACCACGAGCTACGCGTACGATCTGGCTACACGTTTGACGAATATTACCCACAATGGCTCAAGCGGAGTGATCGACGCACTCACATATACCTACGATGCGGCGGGGAACCGGTTCAGCGCTGATAGAACCAACGGGACCGCCAGCCTCTTACCAAGTGCCGTGGCTTCAGCCACCTATGATGCCGCGAATGAGCAGACAGCCTTTGCCGGTGCAACGCTCACGTATGATGCGAATGGGAATCTGATGAACGATGGCGTGAATACCTATCAGTGGGACGCCAGGAATCGGTTGATCAGCATGAGCGGCGGAGCAACGGCGAACTTCGTCTATGATCCGCTCGGTCGTCGAGCGAGCAAGACGATCAACGGTGCAAGTACCCAGTTTGCCTATGACGGAAACGATATTGCTGCCGAGATCGGTGGTGGGACGGTCGGCGCGAACTATCTGCGCAGTCTGAACATCGATGAACCGTTTATCCGCCAGACCGGAACAGGCAACGAGCATTACCACACCGACGCCCTGGGGAGTTTACTGGCCTTGAGCGATGCTACCGGTGGATCTGTGGCGACCTATGGCTATGAGCCGTTTGGGAAAACCACGGTGACGGGTAGTTCGTCGAATGTGCTGCAATACACGGGGCGGGAGAATGATGGCACGGGGTTGTACTACTATCGCAATCGGTACGCTATGCCTAAAACTCACCGGTTTATGAATGAGGATCCTCTTCGTTATGCAGGAGGAGATCTGAATGTCTTCGCCTACGTTTGGAATTCTCCGATCCAACTCCGTGATCCTCTTGGGCTACTTGGCATTGGCGGCACCGCAGGTATTTCAGGTGGATCTGGAAATGGATTGGTGGGCATAGCGGGCACTGCTTCAGTCGGAGCTGGCTTGTTTGGTGGAGGAGATCAAGGGCTCAATGTCGGCTCGTTTTCTAGTGTAGGGGCATTTGCCGGAGGGCCACTGGGAAGTATTGGTTACCCAAGTCCAGATCCCAATGTTCCAAATTGGGTTGTGGGCGGCTTTGGAGGAATTGGAATAGGGCCGTATATCACCAATGCAACATCTGCTGCTGATCTTAAATATACTGCTGGAACTGCTTCCTATGACATAGGTGTTCCTGGAATTAACTTTTCATTGCAATATGGCGATGGGTACGATCCAAAAGGAAACTATATTTGGCAACTGTCTATTACAGCGGGCCCAGGGGCTGGAATCGGGCGGAGTTCAATGTCGACAGAAACACAAGTTCTTAGTCATATTCCTCTGCCTTTAGGCAAGCGTAAGTGA
- a CDS encoding RHS repeat domain-containing protein, giving the protein MKQMAFSKVLMAVVCVLMLCALAPTLAVADQAQYIYDDLGRLSQVIDGQGNVATYTYDAVGNLLSITRNTGRFGAPTITALTPNTGSAGASVNVTLTGTHLTGATAVTVTTG; this is encoded by the coding sequence ATGAAGCAGATGGCGTTCTCAAAAGTGCTGATGGCTGTGGTCTGTGTGCTGATGCTCTGTGCGTTGGCCCCGACGCTGGCGGTGGCTGACCAGGCGCAGTATATCTATGACGACTTGGGTCGGCTCTCGCAGGTGATCGACGGGCAGGGGAATGTCGCGACGTATACGTATGATGCCGTCGGCAATCTGCTCTCGATTACACGCAACACCGGCAGGTTCGGTGCGCCGACGATCACGGCGCTCACACCGAATACCGGCAGCGCGGGGGCCTCGGTCAACGTCACCCTCACCGGCACCCATCTCACCGGCGCCACGGCTGTGACCGTGACGACTGGCTAG
- the oadA gene encoding sodium-extruding oxaloacetate decarboxylase subunit alpha, with the protein MAARKIVQSKKAATKKPVRGPVVRTSRTKVTKPAEVQLHPSPGHKVLITDVALRDGHQSLLATRMRTEDMLPIAQKLDAVGYWSLEVWGGATFDTCLRFLKEDPWERLRALRAAMPNTRLQMLLRGQNLVGYRHYADDVLERFIERSATNGIDVFRIFDALNDVRNMDRAIREVKACGKHVEAAISYTVSPVHTVDRFVSMAKQLEDLGTDTLCVKDMAGLLEPMEAYHLIKRLKSAVKVPIHLHSHYTSGMSSMSALMAILGGLDMLDTAMSPLAGGTSHPATETLVASLKNTPYDTGLDLATFLPITEHFRSVRRKYRQFESDFTGVDAEILTSQIPGGMLSNLAAQLTEQDALDRMKEVLDEVPRVRKDMGYPPLVTPTSQIVGTQATLNVLTGERYKVITTETKNYFLGLYGRAPGQVDHDILARAIGDEEPIKTRPADRLEPELEASKKELPASAQSVEDQLSFVLFPAIARDFFEAREKGELTPDPLEVTRAKGPAVAGELHLAPVEFNVTVHGETYHVKLSGSGRKVDGRKPYYIRVNDKLEEVSLEPIQEVLAGVPEAPDTGTGSKPRRPRPSKPGDVAPPMPGRVVKILVAKDDQVKIGDPLLIIEAMKMESRVPAPINGTVSAILAAEGDNVKTDETVIQLD; encoded by the coding sequence ATGGCGGCACGAAAAATAGTACAATCGAAGAAGGCAGCGACCAAGAAACCCGTTCGTGGACCGGTCGTGCGCACCTCGCGAACGAAAGTAACCAAGCCGGCCGAGGTTCAGCTCCACCCGTCCCCCGGGCACAAAGTTCTGATCACCGACGTCGCCCTGCGCGACGGGCATCAATCGCTCCTCGCCACGCGCATGCGCACCGAAGACATGCTGCCGATCGCACAGAAGCTGGACGCCGTCGGCTATTGGTCGCTCGAAGTGTGGGGCGGCGCGACGTTCGATACCTGCTTGCGCTTCCTGAAAGAAGATCCCTGGGAACGGCTGAGGGCGTTGCGGGCCGCCATGCCCAACACCCGGCTACAGATGTTGCTGCGCGGGCAGAACCTGGTCGGGTACCGGCATTATGCCGACGACGTCCTGGAACGATTCATCGAACGCTCCGCCACCAACGGCATCGATGTCTTCCGGATCTTCGACGCGCTCAACGACGTGCGCAACATGGACCGCGCCATTCGAGAGGTCAAAGCCTGCGGCAAGCATGTCGAAGCGGCCATCAGCTATACGGTGAGTCCGGTCCATACCGTCGACCGGTTCGTGAGCATGGCCAAACAGCTGGAAGATCTCGGCACCGATACGCTCTGTGTCAAAGATATGGCCGGCTTGCTGGAGCCGATGGAAGCCTATCACCTCATCAAGCGCCTCAAGAGCGCCGTGAAAGTTCCGATCCATCTGCATTCCCACTACACCTCCGGCATGTCGTCGATGTCTGCGTTGATGGCGATCCTCGGCGGGCTCGATATGCTCGACACCGCCATGTCTCCGCTGGCCGGCGGAACGTCGCATCCGGCCACCGAAACACTGGTCGCGTCGCTCAAGAATACGCCCTACGACACCGGGCTGGATCTGGCAACCTTCCTGCCGATCACCGAACATTTTAGGAGCGTGCGCCGCAAGTATCGCCAATTTGAAAGCGATTTCACCGGGGTCGATGCCGAAATCCTGACGTCACAAATTCCCGGCGGCATGTTGTCAAACCTGGCCGCACAGTTGACGGAACAGGACGCCCTGGATCGCATGAAAGAAGTGCTGGATGAAGTCCCGCGCGTCAGAAAAGACATGGGCTATCCGCCGTTGGTGACCCCCACAAGCCAAATCGTCGGCACCCAAGCAACCCTGAATGTGCTGACCGGCGAGCGCTACAAAGTCATCACGACGGAAACGAAGAACTACTTTCTCGGGCTCTATGGCCGCGCACCGGGCCAGGTCGATCATGACATCCTGGCGCGCGCCATCGGCGATGAAGAACCGATCAAAACGCGACCCGCCGATCGGTTGGAACCGGAACTGGAAGCCAGCAAGAAGGAGCTGCCGGCATCGGCTCAGTCTGTGGAAGATCAGCTCTCGTTCGTGCTCTTCCCCGCCATCGCGCGTGACTTCTTCGAGGCCCGCGAAAAGGGCGAGTTGACTCCGGATCCGCTGGAAGTCACGAGAGCCAAAGGTCCCGCCGTTGCAGGCGAGCTGCATTTGGCGCCGGTGGAATTCAACGTCACCGTCCACGGCGAAACCTACCATGTGAAGCTCTCCGGCTCGGGCCGCAAGGTCGATGGACGGAAGCCCTACTACATCCGCGTGAACGATAAGCTGGAAGAAGTGTCGCTGGAACCGATTCAGGAAGTGCTCGCCGGCGTGCCGGAGGCCCCTGACACCGGCACGGGATCGAAACCCAGGCGGCCGCGCCCCTCTAAACCCGGCGATGTGGCGCCGCCGATGCCCGGCCGTGTCGTAAAAATCCTCGTGGCCAAAGACGATCAGGTGAAAATCGGCGACCCGCTCTTAATCATCGAAGCCATGAAGATGGAAAGCCGGGTTCCGGCTCCGATCAACGGCACAGTGTCGGCGATCCTCGCGGCAGAAGGCGACAACGTCAAGACCGACGAGACCGTCATCCAGCTGGACTAA
- the tpx gene encoding thiol peroxidase, which produces MMTRRGLQILVIGLFLANGLTACGSSGRLPDSGFSYKNLPVADGTVVAGEGHSVLFKGSPLQLSGTGVKVGDHLREIKLTDRDLALVNIAHTAGSGKVRIISIVPSIDTKVCEQQTHQLSEKNRGLDKMVELITVSIDTPFAQKRFAEEAKIRNVTFLSDYRGADFGKAHGLFLREPHILTRAVMVVDAQNVIRYLQITPELAQLPDLDEAFKFARSLVTAS; this is translated from the coding sequence ATGATGACCAGACGCGGCCTTCAGATTCTCGTGATCGGCTTGTTCCTCGCCAACGGACTCACCGCGTGCGGGAGCTCCGGCCGGCTCCCAGACTCAGGATTCTCCTACAAAAACTTGCCCGTGGCCGACGGAACGGTCGTGGCAGGCGAGGGCCATTCGGTCCTCTTCAAAGGCAGCCCCTTGCAGCTGTCCGGCACCGGCGTGAAAGTCGGCGATCATCTGCGCGAGATCAAGCTGACGGATCGGGATCTCGCCTTGGTCAACATCGCCCACACCGCCGGATCGGGGAAAGTCCGGATCATCAGCATCGTTCCCTCGATCGACACGAAAGTCTGTGAACAACAAACCCATCAACTGAGCGAAAAGAATCGCGGCCTGGATAAAATGGTCGAGCTCATCACCGTCAGCATCGACACCCCCTTCGCTCAAAAACGTTTTGCGGAAGAGGCCAAGATTCGCAACGTCACGTTTCTCTCTGATTATCGTGGCGCCGATTTCGGAAAGGCCCATGGCCTCTTTCTGCGCGAGCCGCATATCCTGACCCGAGCCGTCATGGTCGTCGATGCACAGAATGTGATCCGCTATCTCCAAATCACCCCGGAGCTTGCCCAACTCCCCGACCTCGACGAAGCTTTCAAGTTTGCCCGCTCCCTGGTGACCGCCAGCTAA
- the accC gene encoding acetyl-CoA carboxylase biotin carboxylase subunit, translating into MFKKILVANRGEIAMRIIRGCRELNIATAAIYSEADSTGIYVKKADEAYLVGPGPVKGFLDKQQIVDLALRIGADAIHPGYGFLSENAEFAELCQESGITFIGPSPSAINAMGSKIKARDLAKKIGIPVVPGTEGGVTDMKEALAFAKDAGYPVMIKASSGGGGRGLRVVRTDAELRDNMEVASREALAAFGDGAVFIEKYVERPHHIEFQILADKHGNTIHLGERDCSIQRRHQKLIEIAPSLILTPQLRAEMGAAAIQIAQAVSYDNAGTVEFLLDQDGRYYFMEMNPRIQVEHTVTEQITAIDIVRNQISIAAGKPLAIRQSDVTLQGHSIQCRINAEDPRNNFLPCTGTITAYLSPGGIGVRIDGAVYKDYTIPPYYDALLAKLTVRGRTWEETVSRMRRSLEEYVLRGVKTTIPFMKAIMQEEDFRAGRFDTSYLDTHPDLYNYDDEEQPGDLVLAISAAIAAYEGL; encoded by the coding sequence ATGTTTAAGAAAATCCTAGTCGCAAATCGCGGCGAAATCGCCATGCGCATCATTCGCGGCTGCCGCGAGCTGAATATCGCCACGGCTGCCATCTATTCCGAGGCAGATTCGACCGGCATCTACGTCAAAAAGGCCGATGAAGCCTATCTTGTTGGCCCAGGCCCGGTGAAGGGCTTCCTCGACAAGCAACAGATCGTCGACCTCGCCCTGAGAATCGGGGCCGATGCGATCCATCCCGGATACGGCTTTCTTTCTGAAAACGCGGAGTTTGCCGAGCTGTGCCAGGAATCCGGTATTACCTTCATCGGCCCATCGCCCTCTGCCATCAATGCCATGGGCAGCAAGATCAAAGCCCGCGATCTCGCAAAAAAAATCGGGATCCCGGTCGTCCCCGGCACCGAAGGCGGCGTCACGGATATGAAAGAAGCCCTGGCTTTCGCCAAAGACGCCGGCTATCCGGTCATGATCAAAGCCAGCTCGGGCGGCGGCGGGCGCGGACTCCGCGTCGTCCGGACGGATGCCGAGCTCCGCGACAATATGGAAGTGGCCTCCCGCGAAGCCCTCGCCGCCTTCGGAGACGGCGCCGTATTCATTGAGAAGTATGTCGAGCGCCCACATCATATCGAGTTCCAAATCCTGGCGGACAAGCACGGCAATACCATCCACCTGGGCGAACGGGATTGCTCGATTCAACGCCGCCATCAGAAACTGATCGAAATCGCGCCGTCACTGATCTTGACCCCGCAACTGCGCGCCGAGATGGGCGCGGCCGCCATCCAAATCGCCCAGGCGGTCTCCTATGACAACGCCGGCACCGTCGAGTTCCTGCTCGATCAGGACGGCCGTTATTACTTCATGGAGATGAATCCACGGATTCAGGTCGAGCACACCGTCACTGAACAGATTACCGCGATCGATATCGTGCGCAACCAGATCTCCATCGCCGCCGGCAAGCCACTGGCGATCCGGCAGTCGGATGTCACCTTGCAAGGCCATTCCATTCAATGCCGGATCAACGCCGAAGACCCGCGCAATAACTTCCTGCCCTGCACCGGCACCATCACCGCGTATCTGTCGCCGGGCGGCATCGGCGTTCGCATCGACGGAGCGGTCTATAAGGACTACACCATCCCGCCCTACTATGACGCGTTACTCGCCAAATTGACCGTGCGCGGACGGACATGGGAAGAAACCGTCAGCCGTATGCGCCGGTCGCTGGAAGAATATGTGCTGCGAGGCGTCAAAACGACGATCCCCTTTATGAAGGCGATCATGCAGGAGGAAGACTTCAGAGCCGGACGATTCGATACGTCGTATCTCGACACGCACCCGGACCTCTATAACTACGACGACGAGGAACAACCCGGAGATCTGGTGTTAGCCATTTCCGCGGCGATCGCCGCCTATGAAGGCCTCTAG